One stretch of Mobula birostris isolate sMobBir1 chromosome 5, sMobBir1.hap1, whole genome shotgun sequence DNA includes these proteins:
- the dnajc25 gene encoding dnaJ homolog subfamily C member 25 has protein sequence MVSAARTAGLFRPLHRVCAVAFVLQSCLLLGQVDGLLEGLYCGTVSCYDVLGISREASKGEIARAYRQLARRYHPDRYRPSDAQEDPEKKFLLIATAYETLKDDEARKDYDYMLDHPDEFYRHYYHYYRRRLAPKVDVRIVIIVTVCAISLFQYYSWWSSYTEAINYLTTVPKYRIQATEIAKQQGLLNKTKEKGKNRRTKEEIKEEEEEIIKNIIKNNIDIKGGYQKPSLYDILLFQIILAPYYICRYIIWYCRWIYRFHIRREEYGEEEKLYIIRRNMNMSQGQFDSLEDHQKEMFLEKKLWLKANFEVYKQEQEEELKKKVASDPRWKRYRRWMKNEGPGRLTFIDD, from the exons ATGGTGTCTGCGGCGAGAACGGCCGGGCTCTTTCGGCCGCTGCACCGCGTCTGCGCCGTTGCTTTCGTCTTGCAGTCGTGTTTGCTGTTGGGCCAGGTGGACGGTCTGCTTGAGGGCCTCTACTGCGGCACCGTATCCTGCTACGATGTGCTGGGCATATCCAGGGAAGCAAGTAAGGGCGAAATTGCTCGCGCCTACCGGCAGCTGGCCCGTCGTTATCACCCCGATCGCTATCGGCCCAGCGATGCCCAGGAGGATCCCGAGAAAAAGTTCCTACTGATCGCCACCGCCTACGAGACTCTGAAG GATGATGAGGCCAGGAAAGATTATGACTACATGCTTGATCATCCTGATGAATTCTACAGACACTACTATCACTATTACAGGAGAAGGCTGGCACCCAAAGTGGACGTCAGGATAGTTATAATCGTGACAGTCTGTGCCATTTCACTCTTCCAG TACTACAGCTGGTGGAGCAGTTACACTGAAGCCATTAATTATCTCACCACAGTGCCAAAGTATAGAATCCAGGCAACAGAAATTGCTAAGCAGCAAGGTTTACTTAATAAAActaaagaaaaagggaaaaacaGACGCACTAAAGAAGAAAtcaaagaggaagaggaggaaattattaaaaacatcatcaaaaacaacATTGATATTAAAGGAGGTTATCAGAAACCAAGCTTGTATGATATTCTCCTGTTCCAGATAATTTTGGCTCCTTATTACATATGTAGGTATATTATCTGGTATTGCAGATGGATTTATCGTTTTCACATTCGAAGGGAAGAATATGGAGAAGAAGAGAAGTTGTACATTATCCGAAGAAATATGAATATGTCACAAGGCCAGTTTGATAGTCTTGAGGATCATCAAAAAGAGATGTTCCTTGAGAAGAAATTGTGGTTAAAGGCAAACTTTGAG GTTTATAAGCAGGAACAAGAGGAAGAACTTAAAAAGAAAGTAGCCTCAGACCCACGGTGGAAACGATATCGTCGCTGGATGAAAAATGAGGGCCCTGGGAGATTAACCTTCATAGACGACTAA